One window from the genome of Acinetobacter sp. ANC 7912 encodes:
- the dld gene encoding D-lactate dehydrogenase, producing MQNSFDTTATLKKLVAVVGQQHVLTDDNDTRLYRQGRRYGSGEVFAVVAPGSLLEQWKVLQVAVEADCIVIMQAANTGLTGGSTPFGEYDRPVIVMSTRRLAGIQVIQDGKQVVCLPGATLDALEKQLAPFNREPHSVIGSSCIGASVLGGVCNNSGGALVRRGPAYTELALYARVNEQGQLELINHLGINLGNSPEEILKNLEQKRYGDQDIQQQEHRCASDHRYSHDVRQVDADTPARFNADPSRLFEASGSAGKVCVFAVRLDTFEKIPSQVFYVGTNSQDDLTEIRRFLLKDLPRLPIAGEYIHRVAYDIGAEYGKDTFMFIEKFGTAKVPAAFAMKDKVDGVLQKIGMRGLSDKILQMVSKMLPSHLPKRMNEYRDLYEHHLILRIENQDVEQVQAFFESYFKAHSTGNYFLCTEEEGRKAFLHRFAVAGAAIRYRDTHLSEVEDIVALDIALRRNDRQWVETLPQEMEEKILHKLYYGHFLCHVFHQDYIVKKGVDPLEMEHAMWKLLDDRGAEYPAEHNVGHLYIAKPALKNHYQKLDPTNSFNVGIGHTSKLKYWK from the coding sequence ATGCAAAACTCATTTGACACTACTGCGACCTTAAAGAAACTGGTGGCTGTAGTCGGCCAGCAACATGTGCTGACCGATGATAACGATACTCGTCTGTATCGACAGGGGCGACGTTATGGTTCAGGTGAAGTGTTTGCGGTGGTAGCACCGGGTTCATTGCTGGAACAATGGAAAGTCCTGCAAGTTGCCGTTGAAGCTGACTGTATCGTGATCATGCAGGCGGCCAATACCGGTTTAACCGGTGGCTCTACACCATTTGGTGAATATGATCGTCCGGTGATCGTGATGAGTACCCGTCGTCTGGCTGGCATTCAAGTGATTCAGGATGGCAAGCAGGTCGTATGTCTACCGGGTGCTACACTCGATGCCCTGGAAAAACAGCTGGCACCGTTTAACCGTGAACCGCATTCGGTAATTGGTTCATCCTGTATCGGTGCTTCAGTACTGGGTGGCGTGTGTAATAATTCCGGCGGTGCCTTGGTGCGTCGTGGCCCAGCCTATACTGAACTGGCACTGTATGCCCGCGTGAATGAACAAGGTCAGCTGGAACTGATTAACCATTTGGGTATTAACCTCGGGAATAGCCCGGAAGAAATTCTGAAAAATCTGGAACAGAAACGCTATGGTGATCAGGACATCCAGCAACAGGAACATCGCTGTGCATCCGATCATCGTTATAGCCATGATGTGCGTCAGGTGGATGCCGATACCCCGGCACGTTTTAATGCCGACCCAAGCCGTCTGTTTGAAGCTTCGGGTTCTGCCGGTAAGGTCTGCGTGTTTGCAGTTCGTCTGGATACTTTTGAAAAGATTCCAAGCCAGGTGTTCTATGTCGGTACTAATTCTCAGGATGACCTGACTGAAATCCGCCGTTTCCTGTTAAAAGACCTGCCACGTTTGCCGATTGCCGGGGAATATATCCACCGTGTGGCATATGACATCGGTGCGGAATACGGCAAAGACACTTTCATGTTCATTGAAAAATTCGGTACGGCTAAAGTGCCTGCTGCATTTGCCATGAAAGACAAGGTCGATGGCGTGTTGCAAAAAATCGGCATGCGTGGCCTAAGCGACAAGATTCTGCAAATGGTCAGCAAAATGCTGCCATCGCATTTGCCGAAACGCATGAATGAATACCGTGATCTGTATGAGCATCACTTGATTCTACGTATCGAAAATCAGGATGTGGAACAGGTTCAAGCCTTCTTTGAAAGCTACTTTAAGGCTCATTCAACTGGAAATTATTTCCTGTGTACTGAAGAAGAAGGGCGTAAAGCCTTCTTGCACCGTTTCGCCGTAGCGGGCGCCGCGATCCGTTATCGCGACACGCATTTAAGCGAAGTTGAAGATATCGTGGCACTGGATATTGCGCTGCGTCGTAATGACCGTCAGTGGGTAGAAACTCTGCCACAGGAAATGGAAGAGAAGATCCTGCACAAACTCTATTATGGTCATTTCCTGTGTCACGTATTCCATCAGGATTACATCGTGAAAAAAGGTGTTGATCCGCTGGAAATGGAACATGCGATGTGGAAGCTGCTGGATGATCGCGGTGCGGAATATCCGGCTGAACATAATGTGGGGCATCTCTACATTGCCAAACCGGCACTAAAAAACCATTACCAGAAACTGGATCCAACCAACAGCTTTAACGTGGGTATTGGACATAC
- the lldD gene encoding FMN-dependent L-lactate dehydrogenase LldD — MIISSANDYREAARRRLPPFLFHYIDGGAYAEYTLKRNVEDLSKVALRQRVLNDMSQLSLETKLFDETLSMPVALSPVGLTGMYARRGEVQAAVAADKKGIPFTLSTVSVCPIEEVTPAISRPMWFQLYVLRDRGFMRNALERAKAAGCSTLVFTVDMPVPGARYRDAHSGMSGPNAAMRRYLQSCLHPHWAWNVGLLGRPHDLGNISKYLGKPTGLEDYIGWLGANFDPSISWKDLEWIRDFWDGPMVIKGILDPEDAKDAVRFGADGIVVSNHGGRQLDGVLSTTRALPPIADAVKGDLKILVDSGIRNGLDVVRMLAMGADTCMLGRAFVYALGAAGGAGVSNLLDLIDKEMRVAMTLTGAKSIADITEDCLVKLDRELSQ; from the coding sequence ATGATTATTTCTTCTGCGAATGATTACCGCGAAGCAGCAAGACGTCGTTTGCCACCATTTTTATTCCATTACATCGATGGTGGTGCGTATGCGGAATATACGCTGAAGCGCAATGTAGAAGATCTATCAAAAGTGGCGCTGCGTCAGCGTGTCCTGAATGACATGTCACAGCTCAGCCTAGAAACCAAACTGTTTGATGAAACCCTGTCGATGCCGGTGGCTTTATCGCCTGTGGGTTTGACCGGCATGTATGCACGCCGTGGTGAGGTGCAGGCAGCGGTTGCAGCCGATAAAAAAGGAATTCCATTTACTTTATCAACCGTATCAGTGTGTCCAATTGAAGAAGTGACACCGGCGATTTCCCGTCCGATGTGGTTCCAGCTGTATGTGTTGCGTGACCGTGGATTTATGCGTAATGCCTTGGAACGTGCTAAAGCTGCTGGCTGTTCAACCCTGGTCTTCACCGTAGATATGCCAGTACCGGGCGCACGTTACCGTGATGCCCACTCTGGTATGAGTGGTCCAAATGCCGCTATGCGCCGTTATTTACAGTCTTGCTTGCACCCACACTGGGCCTGGAATGTGGGCTTGCTGGGCCGTCCGCATGATTTGGGTAACATTTCTAAATACCTCGGTAAACCAACAGGGCTGGAAGATTATATCGGCTGGTTAGGTGCCAACTTTGACCCATCGATTTCATGGAAAGACCTAGAATGGATCCGTGATTTCTGGGATGGCCCAATGGTGATCAAAGGCATTCTGGATCCTGAAGATGCCAAAGATGCGGTACGTTTCGGTGCCGATGGTATCGTGGTATCCAATCATGGTGGTCGTCAGCTGGATGGCGTGTTATCAACAACGCGTGCACTCCCACCAATCGCGGATGCCGTAAAAGGTGACCTAAAAATTCTGGTGGATTCAGGTATCCGTAACGGTCTGGATGTGGTGCGTATGCTGGCAATGGGTGCGGATACCTGTATGTTAGGTCGTGCTTTCGTGTATGCACTCGGTGCTGCAGGCGGTGCCGGTGTCAGCAACCTGCTTGATCTAATCGATAAGGAAATGCGTGTAGCCATGACCCTGACCGGTGCCAAGTCAATTGCTGATATCACAGAAGACTGTCTGGTTAAACTGGATCGTGAACTTTCACAATAA
- the lldR gene encoding transcriptional regulator LldR produces the protein MKVSNKVVQSLRLLIEENNMQVGDRLPAERKLCEKLGVSRSSLREAIQQLASQGLLVSKVGAGTFLQKLPVNWSQNLIVEPLTSLMNQDPEYRTDVQEARMVLEGGTAWYAAQRATPEDIAKIRHCFEQIHYFQMQGDDAQSAIADANFHLAIAEASHNLVLIQMMRGIFDLLQYNVMLGRRKVYTTPRHFELLYDQHFQVMDAIERQDPEAARKAVCGHIEFVVQRVRMIDEEEARRQRASRLNRT, from the coding sequence ATGAAAGTCTCCAACAAAGTTGTTCAAAGTCTGCGTTTGCTTATCGAAGAAAACAACATGCAGGTTGGAGACCGTTTGCCTGCTGAACGTAAATTGTGCGAGAAACTGGGTGTTTCTCGTTCATCATTAAGAGAGGCGATTCAACAATTAGCCAGTCAAGGTTTGCTGGTCAGTAAAGTGGGGGCAGGGACGTTTTTACAGAAACTGCCGGTTAACTGGTCACAAAATCTAATTGTTGAACCGCTTACCAGCTTAATGAACCAAGACCCTGAATATCGTACCGATGTGCAAGAAGCACGTATGGTACTTGAAGGGGGGACGGCCTGGTATGCCGCACAGCGTGCTACGCCTGAAGATATTGCAAAAATTCGTCACTGTTTCGAGCAGATTCATTATTTCCAAATGCAGGGTGATGATGCTCAATCTGCAATTGCTGATGCCAACTTCCATTTGGCGATTGCGGAAGCTTCGCATAATTTGGTGCTAATCCAAATGATGCGCGGCATTTTCGATTTATTGCAATACAACGTGATGCTGGGACGACGCAAAGTCTATACCACACCACGTCATTTTGAGCTTTTGTATGACCAGCACTTTCAAGTGATGGATGCCATCGAACGCCAAGATCCGGAAGCTGCGCGCAAAGCAGTTTGTGGACACATCGAATTTGTAGTTCAACGGGTACGTATGATTGATGAAGAAGAAGCTCGTCGTCAGCGTGCCAGTCGATTAAATAGGACCTAG
- the lldP gene encoding L-lactate permease, which translates to MLQTWQQIYDPMSNIWISSIVALIPIVFFFLALTVFRMKGSVAGTITVVLALLVSLFAYGMPAPMAFASLAYGFLYGLWPIAWIILGALFLYKVSVKTGQFDIIRSSILSITEDQRLQMLLVGFAFGTFLEGAAGFGAPVAITAALLVGLGFKPLYAAGLCLIVNTAPVAFGAMGIPIIVAGQVSGLETLDISKMVGRQLPIMVPIVLFWIMAIMDGWRGIKETWPAIIVASASFSLAQFLTSNYVGPELPDITAAIASLISLTLFLKFWKPKRIFRFEDQDVKVDASIAAEANKKYTIGQIAKAWSPFAVLTAMVTLWSIKPFKDLFAKGGPLNDLVISIKVPFLHEMIQKMPPVVAEVKDYEAIYKFDWLSATGTAIMIAAVITVIYLKMKPREAVSTFAETFRELKTPIYSIGMVLSFAFIANYSGMSATLALALAHTGDAFTFFSPFLGWIGVFLTGSDTSANALFSALQATTAQQIGVPEVLLVAANTSGGVTGKMISPQSIAIACAAVGLVGKESDLFRFTVKHSITFTVMIGIIITLQAYVFPWMIP; encoded by the coding sequence ATGCTTCAAACCTGGCAGCAAATTTATGATCCCATGAGCAATATTTGGATCTCAAGTATTGTCGCGTTGATCCCAATTGTATTTTTCTTTTTAGCTTTAACCGTATTTCGAATGAAGGGGAGTGTCGCAGGAACCATTACTGTTGTCCTGGCGCTTCTGGTTTCATTATTTGCTTATGGAATGCCAGCACCGATGGCATTTGCCTCGTTGGCATATGGTTTCCTGTATGGTCTGTGGCCGATTGCCTGGATTATTCTCGGGGCATTATTCCTGTATAAAGTTTCGGTAAAAACCGGTCAGTTCGATATTATCCGTTCTTCGATTCTGTCCATTACTGAAGACCAGCGTCTGCAAATGCTTTTAGTCGGCTTTGCCTTCGGTACCTTCCTGGAAGGTGCAGCAGGTTTCGGTGCACCAGTGGCCATTACTGCGGCACTGTTAGTGGGCTTAGGTTTTAAACCACTGTATGCAGCTGGTCTATGTCTGATCGTGAACACTGCACCGGTAGCTTTTGGTGCAATGGGGATTCCAATCATCGTAGCGGGTCAGGTTTCAGGTCTTGAAACGCTGGACATCAGTAAGATGGTGGGCCGTCAGTTGCCAATCATGGTACCAATCGTACTGTTCTGGATTATGGCAATCATGGATGGCTGGCGCGGGATTAAAGAAACTTGGCCTGCAATCATCGTGGCAAGTGCTTCATTCTCACTGGCGCAATTCCTGACTTCGAACTATGTTGGTCCTGAACTGCCAGACATCACTGCAGCGATTGCATCTCTTATCAGCTTGACCCTGTTCCTGAAATTCTGGAAACCAAAACGTATCTTCCGTTTTGAAGACCAGGATGTAAAAGTAGATGCCAGCATTGCAGCTGAAGCCAACAAAAAATACACCATCGGTCAAATTGCCAAAGCATGGTCTCCATTTGCAGTATTAACAGCGATGGTAACCCTGTGGAGTATCAAACCGTTCAAAGACCTGTTTGCCAAAGGCGGTCCACTGAATGACCTGGTGATTTCGATCAAGGTGCCATTCCTGCATGAAATGATCCAGAAAATGCCACCTGTGGTTGCTGAAGTGAAAGACTATGAAGCGATCTACAAGTTCGACTGGTTATCTGCAACTGGTACAGCAATCATGATCGCAGCTGTGATCACCGTGATTTACCTGAAAATGAAACCACGTGAAGCAGTATCCACTTTTGCGGAAACCTTCCGTGAGCTGAAAACACCAATTTATTCGATTGGTATGGTGCTGTCTTTTGCCTTCATCGCCAACTACTCAGGTATGTCTGCAACACTGGCATTAGCGTTGGCACATACCGGTGATGCATTTACCTTCTTCTCACCATTCCTGGGCTGGATCGGCGTGTTCTTAACAGGTTCTGATACGTCAGCAAACGCATTGTTCTCTGCACTTCAAGCAACCACTGCACAGCAGATCGGCGTGCCAGAAGTATTGTTAGTAGCTGCGAACACCAGTGGTGGTGTAACAGGTAAAATGATTTCACCACAATCGATTGCGATTGCATGTGCTGCCGTAGGCTTGGTTGGTAAGGAATCGGATTTATTCCGCTTCACCGTAAAACACAGTATCACCTTTACTGTGATGATCGGTATCATTATTACCTTACAAGCTTATGTGTTCCCATGGATGATTCCATAA